A portion of the Streptomyces sp. NBC_00376 genome contains these proteins:
- a CDS encoding M64 family metallopeptidase encodes MRRRPQARRTAGAVAGLALAGLLAATVATAPASAAPTGAGGDRRVAVEYFPDPGGSGRTVEVPVGAPVRKGETASPLGAAEAAVDGTVGGQAVTGPSDDRLDIVIIGDGYTADQQDDFHADATAKWADITALEPYKSYQGLFNVWTVDAVSNESGISGDPGPDTVRDTALGSYFWCSDIERLICTDIDKVAAYAAQAPAADLVVVIANSTKYGGAGYSGLQAEGHPFNGVSTLSSDHASSSLIAAHEIGHSVGLLDDEYTYPEYGTWTGGEPGGINSTTYTAGQLTEKQAKWYRWLGRTDPAGGTVGTFEGSAYYPLGLNRPTESSIMRELSNTEFNLPGREAMIAGFYRAGNALSSSVDTGVAVGPGRRIAVSLAELGSAVAGTHPHRPGGATGLARTELRWYVDGVEKVSARGRTAVTPVALGVRADGRGHRVTAEAVDRTDAIRDPAVRALATDTLTWDVRATGHRR; translated from the coding sequence ATGCGCAGACGCCCCCAAGCGCGCCGCACGGCAGGAGCTGTGGCGGGGCTCGCCCTCGCAGGCCTCCTGGCTGCGACGGTCGCCACCGCACCGGCTTCGGCCGCCCCCACGGGTGCCGGCGGTGACCGCCGCGTGGCCGTCGAGTACTTCCCCGATCCGGGCGGCTCGGGCCGCACGGTCGAGGTCCCCGTCGGCGCCCCTGTACGGAAGGGTGAGACCGCGTCGCCGCTGGGCGCGGCGGAGGCCGCCGTCGACGGCACGGTGGGCGGACAGGCGGTGACCGGTCCGTCCGACGACCGGCTGGACATCGTGATCATCGGCGACGGCTACACGGCGGACCAGCAGGACGACTTCCACGCCGACGCCACTGCCAAGTGGGCCGACATCACCGCCCTGGAGCCGTACAAGAGCTACCAGGGCCTGTTCAACGTGTGGACCGTCGACGCGGTCTCCAACGAATCCGGCATCAGCGGCGATCCCGGTCCGGACACCGTCAGGGACACCGCGCTCGGCAGCTACTTCTGGTGCTCCGACATCGAGCGGCTGATCTGTACCGACATCGACAAGGTGGCCGCCTACGCCGCCCAGGCCCCAGCAGCCGACCTCGTGGTCGTCATCGCCAACTCCACCAAGTACGGAGGCGCGGGCTACTCCGGGCTCCAGGCCGAGGGCCATCCATTCAACGGGGTCTCCACCCTCTCCTCCGACCACGCCTCGTCCAGCCTGATCGCCGCCCATGAGATAGGGCACTCGGTCGGCCTGCTCGACGACGAGTACACCTATCCCGAGTACGGGACGTGGACCGGCGGCGAGCCCGGCGGGATCAACTCCACCACCTACACGGCCGGGCAGCTCACCGAGAAGCAGGCCAAGTGGTACCGCTGGCTGGGCCGGACCGACCCCGCGGGCGGCACGGTCGGTACGTTCGAGGGCAGCGCCTACTACCCGCTCGGGCTCAACCGCCCCACCGAGTCGTCGATCATGAGGGAGCTGAGCAACACCGAGTTCAACCTGCCGGGGCGCGAGGCGATGATCGCCGGGTTCTACCGCGCGGGCAACGCGCTGAGCAGTTCCGTCGACACCGGCGTCGCCGTCGGACCGGGCCGGCGGATCGCCGTGAGCCTGGCGGAGCTGGGCAGCGCTGTCGCCGGCACGCACCCGCACCGCCCCGGTGGCGCCACCGGTCTCGCCAGGACCGAGCTGCGCTGGTACGTGGACGGCGTCGAGAAGGTGTCCGCCCGTGGACGCACCGCCGTCACCCCCGTGGCGCTCGGCGTCCGCGCGGACGGCCGCGGCCACCGGGTGACCGCCGAGGCCGTGGACCGTACCGACGCCATCCGCGACCCCGCCGTCCGCGCCCTGGCCACCGACACCCTGACCTGGGACGTCAGGGCGACCGGGCACAGGCGGTAG
- a CDS encoding helix-turn-helix domain-containing protein, whose translation MDEGRAARRGAGPADDPGAVGRRVQRLRTKRGLTQRQLAEPAYTPAYISTLEAGRVRPSEAAVRHLADRLGVTYEELATGRPAHLATGLRLKLVEAQRTLATGAAEDAAGAYAALLAEAVRHGLDDERAAATLGLGHCALETGDLPAAREHFETAERLLADAPLPRRAPAVRGRAVAHLLAGELRYACYLLESAIDELNTSGLQDPGALLLLYTAAIAPYMDMGAHARAAQAGELALALAPQVSDPELVAGLHRSVARTLIAAGRTAEADASLARAAEIYQQLQIRTELAHCHWMRGYVHAQDGDLSGAEAELRAARDMLASKRAALYTAQVEVELADVLRRGGRTAEARELLHRLLGELHPERGAVHAGGAHRLLGLIHEERGELDSAEEHYVTALALLERAGAAGDLADICRLLGDLLRRMGRTEAAMDTYRTGLGHRASPGSTTLGPAPVRPPTA comes from the coding sequence ATGGACGAGGGGCGCGCAGCAAGAAGGGGCGCAGGGCCGGCCGACGACCCCGGCGCCGTCGGCCGCCGGGTCCAACGGCTGCGCACGAAACGCGGCCTGACACAGCGACAGCTGGCGGAGCCCGCCTACACCCCCGCCTACATCTCCACGCTGGAGGCCGGCCGGGTGCGCCCCTCGGAGGCGGCCGTGCGCCACCTCGCGGACCGGCTCGGCGTCACGTACGAGGAGCTGGCGACGGGGCGCCCCGCCCATCTCGCGACCGGCCTGCGGCTGAAACTCGTCGAGGCCCAGCGGACCCTGGCCACCGGCGCCGCCGAGGACGCCGCCGGCGCCTACGCCGCTCTGCTCGCCGAGGCCGTCCGGCACGGGCTCGACGACGAACGCGCCGCTGCCACGCTCGGGCTGGGCCACTGCGCACTCGAGACGGGCGATCTGCCCGCGGCCCGCGAACACTTCGAGACGGCGGAGAGGCTGCTCGCCGACGCCCCGCTCCCCCGGCGCGCCCCGGCTGTCCGGGGCAGAGCGGTCGCACACCTCCTGGCCGGCGAACTCCGGTACGCCTGCTACCTGTTGGAGAGCGCGATCGACGAGCTCAACACCTCCGGCCTCCAGGACCCGGGCGCGCTCCTGCTCCTGTACACGGCCGCGATCGCCCCTTACATGGACATGGGCGCGCACGCCCGCGCCGCCCAGGCGGGCGAGCTGGCGCTGGCCCTCGCGCCACAGGTGTCCGATCCGGAGCTGGTCGCCGGACTGCACCGGAGCGTCGCCCGTACGCTCATAGCGGCGGGCCGCACCGCGGAGGCGGACGCCTCGCTGGCCCGGGCGGCCGAGATCTACCAGCAGCTACAGATCCGTACGGAACTCGCGCACTGCCACTGGATGCGCGGCTACGTACACGCGCAGGACGGCGACCTGTCCGGCGCCGAGGCCGAACTGCGCGCCGCCCGCGACATGCTGGCGTCGAAGCGCGCCGCCCTGTACACGGCTCAGGTCGAGGTGGAGCTGGCCGATGTGCTGCGCCGGGGCGGCAGGACCGCCGAGGCCCGGGAGCTGCTGCACAGACTCCTCGGCGAACTGCACCCGGAGCGGGGGGCGGTCCACGCGGGCGGCGCGCATCGGCTGCTGGGTCTGATCCACGAGGAACGGGGCGAGCTCGATTCGGCCGAGGAGCACTACGTCACCGCGCTGGCCCTGCTGGAACGGGCGGGTGCCGCCGGGGATCTCGCGGACATCTGCCGGCTGCTGGGCGATCTGCTGCGGCGGATGGGCCGGACCGAGGCGGCGATGGACACCTACCGGACCGGGCTCGGCCATCGGGCCTCACCCGGCAGCACCACACTGGGCCCGGCACCGGTCCGCCCACCCACGGCCTGA
- a CDS encoding aspartate/glutamate racemase family protein: MTLALLHTSPVHIPVFDALRDAGHPGLALRHLVHEDLLARARESGPEAVAGEIRALLAGAVADGARAVLCTCSTIGAVAEAESATLGVPVLRVDRPMAAAAAAQDRVVVLAAIASTLAPTLTLLAEEAGERPVDVRTVVVDGAWARFEAGDRDGYLDLVAAAADAVTDADAIVLAQASMADAVTRTGTRIPVLSSPGPGLAAAAAAAR; this comes from the coding sequence ATGACGCTCGCGCTGCTGCACACCTCCCCGGTCCACATACCTGTCTTCGACGCGCTCCGGGACGCCGGCCATCCCGGACTCGCGCTGCGCCATCTCGTGCACGAGGACCTGCTCGCCAGGGCCAGGGAATCGGGCCCCGAAGCGGTGGCGGGCGAGATCAGGGCCCTGCTCGCGGGCGCCGTCGCGGACGGTGCCCGCGCCGTGCTCTGCACCTGTTCGACGATCGGCGCCGTCGCCGAGGCGGAGTCGGCGACGCTCGGAGTCCCGGTGCTGCGCGTCGACCGCCCGATGGCGGCCGCCGCCGCGGCACAGGACCGCGTGGTGGTGCTCGCGGCGATCGCCAGCACTCTGGCGCCGACCCTCACGCTGCTCGCCGAGGAGGCAGGGGAGCGGCCCGTCGACGTACGCACCGTCGTGGTGGACGGGGCCTGGGCACGCTTCGAGGCCGGTGACCGCGACGGCTATCTGGACCTCGTCGCAGCCGCGGCCGACGCGGTCACCGACGCCGACGCGATCGTGCTGGCACAGGCGTCCATGGCCGACGCGGTCACCCGTACGGGCACCCGCATTCCGGTGCTCTCCAGCCCCGGCCCGGGTCTCGCCGCCGCGGCGGCCGCAGCGCGCTGA
- a CDS encoding GNAT family N-acetyltransferase — protein sequence MAEPAERVELDIRDDRASGNLLAYENGKAAGVVAYFVTDGEPAALVAVHTVVEPGHEGRGIAGALVREFYAMAAREGVRVVPLCPYAVKWAARHPDQAPEAPAELVERAKTQLEAHPELY from the coding sequence ATGGCAGAGCCGGCAGAACGCGTCGAACTCGACATCCGCGACGACCGCGCGAGCGGGAACCTGCTCGCGTACGAGAACGGCAAGGCCGCCGGAGTCGTCGCGTACTTCGTGACGGACGGTGAACCCGCCGCGCTCGTCGCCGTCCACACGGTCGTCGAGCCCGGACACGAGGGCAGGGGCATCGCGGGCGCCCTCGTCCGGGAGTTCTACGCCATGGCGGCGCGCGAGGGTGTGCGCGTCGTGCCGCTCTGCCCGTACGCCGTGAAGTGGGCGGCGCGCCACCCCGACCAGGCTCCCGAGGCCCCGGCCGAACTGGTGGAGCGGGCGAAGACTCAGCTCGAGGCCCACCCCGAGCTGTACTGA
- the panD gene encoding aspartate 1-decarboxylase, whose amino-acid sequence MLRTMFKSKIHRATVTQADLHYVGSVTIDAELMEAADLLPGELVHIVDIDNGARLETYVIEGERGSGVIGINGAAAHLVHPGDLVILISYAQVDDAVARDLEPRVVHVDAGNRIIELGSDASAPVPGTATERSPHAVPAAR is encoded by the coding sequence ATGCTGCGCACGATGTTCAAGTCAAAGATCCACCGGGCCACCGTGACCCAGGCCGACCTGCACTACGTGGGTTCCGTCACCATCGACGCCGAGCTGATGGAGGCGGCGGATCTGCTGCCCGGGGAGCTGGTGCACATCGTCGACATCGACAACGGCGCCCGTCTGGAGACGTACGTCATCGAGGGCGAGCGCGGCTCCGGTGTCATCGGCATCAACGGCGCCGCCGCCCACCTCGTCCACCCCGGTGACCTGGTCATCCTGATCAGTTACGCCCAGGTCGACGACGCCGTGGCCCGTGACCTGGAGCCGCGCGTCGTGCACGTCGACGCCGGTAACAGGATCATCGAACTCGGCTCCGACGCGTCGGCACCCGTACCCGGCACCGCCACCGAACGGAGCCCGCACGCCGTTCCCGCGGCGCGCTGA
- a CDS encoding APC family permease, with the protein MPTPAAPELSPKPGLRRDIGLIGLIWTSTGSIIGSGWLFGALFAAQVAGTAALVSWGIGALAITVLAFVHAELGAMYPVSGGTARFPHYAFGSVAGASFGWFSWLQAVATAPIEVMASLNYLSVHATWVQTEKNQLTAAGYGLAVAFMAFFVLVNFYGIRWLAHTNSVATWWKLAIPLLTIAALAGTTFHKSNFGHQGFAPFGVEGVLSAVSTGGIIFALLGFEQADQLAGESRNPARDIPRAVIGSILIGALVYWALQVVFIGALPQSSFAHGWADLTFPDKTGPFAGLALSAGLGWLAALIYIDAVVSPTGTGLIYTTAASRVSYGLSRNGYVPAVFERTTARGVPWFSLFFAFVVGLIVFLPFPTWQKLVGFVTSASVLMYAGAPLALGCLRKQDPDRHRPYRLSGGLFWAPVAFIVSNLIIYWAGWDTLWRLGLAIVLGYLLLGGSALLRLNPRAPHLDWRSAQWLPVYLVGLGLISWQGGYCSGGPASKVACGATGVIPLWWDMVIIAAFSLLIYFWAQAVRLPDEAARAYIGPVDVLPGR; encoded by the coding sequence ATGCCGACGCCGGCCGCACCTGAGCTGTCCCCGAAGCCCGGGCTGAGGCGAGACATCGGCCTGATCGGACTCATCTGGACCTCCACGGGGTCCATCATCGGCTCCGGCTGGCTGTTCGGCGCGCTGTTCGCGGCGCAGGTGGCCGGGACGGCCGCCCTCGTCTCCTGGGGGATCGGAGCCCTCGCGATCACCGTTCTGGCGTTCGTCCACGCGGAGCTGGGGGCCATGTACCCGGTCTCTGGCGGCACCGCACGCTTCCCGCACTACGCCTTCGGCAGCGTCGCCGGGGCCTCCTTCGGCTGGTTCTCCTGGCTCCAGGCCGTCGCCACGGCACCGATCGAGGTCATGGCGTCGCTGAACTACCTCAGCGTCCACGCCACCTGGGTACAGACGGAGAAGAACCAGCTGACCGCCGCCGGATACGGGCTGGCCGTCGCCTTCATGGCCTTCTTCGTCCTCGTCAACTTCTACGGCATCCGCTGGCTCGCCCACACCAACAGCGTGGCCACCTGGTGGAAGCTCGCCATCCCCCTGCTCACCATCGCCGCCCTGGCGGGGACCACCTTCCACAAAAGCAATTTCGGCCACCAGGGCTTCGCCCCGTTCGGCGTCGAGGGCGTGCTCTCCGCCGTCAGCACCGGCGGGATCATCTTCGCGCTCCTCGGATTCGAACAGGCGGACCAGTTGGCGGGGGAGAGCCGCAACCCGGCACGGGACATCCCGCGGGCGGTGATCGGCTCGATCCTCATCGGCGCGCTCGTCTACTGGGCGCTCCAGGTGGTCTTCATCGGGGCCCTGCCACAGAGCTCCTTTGCCCACGGCTGGGCCGATCTGACCTTTCCCGACAAGACGGGGCCGTTCGCCGGACTCGCCCTGTCCGCCGGGCTCGGCTGGCTCGCCGCGCTGATCTACATCGACGCGGTCGTCTCACCGACCGGCACCGGCCTGATCTACACCACCGCCGCTTCCCGGGTGTCGTACGGCCTCTCCCGCAACGGCTATGTGCCCGCGGTCTTCGAACGGACGACGGCGCGCGGGGTTCCCTGGTTCAGTCTGTTCTTCGCTTTCGTCGTCGGGCTCATCGTCTTCCTGCCGTTCCCCACCTGGCAGAAGCTGGTCGGTTTCGTCACTTCCGCGAGCGTTCTGATGTACGCGGGCGCGCCGCTCGCCCTCGGGTGTCTGCGCAAGCAGGACCCGGACCGGCACCGTCCCTACCGGCTGTCCGGCGGTCTGTTCTGGGCCCCCGTCGCCTTCATCGTCTCCAACCTGATCATCTACTGGGCCGGCTGGGACACCCTGTGGCGTCTCGGCCTGGCGATCGTCCTCGGATATCTGCTGCTGGGCGGCTCGGCGCTGCTCAGGCTGAACCCGAGGGCCCCGCACCTGGACTGGCGGTCAGCCCAGTGGCTGCCGGTGTATCTGGTGGGGCTGGGCCTGATCTCCTGGCAGGGCGGCTACTGCAGCGGAGGACCGGCGTCGAAGGTGGCCTGCGGTGCGACAGGCGTCATTCCCCTGTGGTGGGACATGGTGATCATCGCCGCGTTCAGCCTGCTGATCTACTTCTGGGCGCAGGCCGTCCGGCTCCCGGACGAGGCGGCCCGGGCGTACATCGGCCCGGTCGACGTACTGCCCGGCCGCTGA
- a CDS encoding phosphatidylglycerol lysyltransferase domain-containing protein — protein sequence MGRVRRSPQPGANHSEWPRRGYLSAVWYLRAVAFINFLGAVWVSLGNDIRRHSDDEFFTPYLLTAGFFSGVLSAFLAITMRRRKRAAWILNLALAGLTLVLTALALELPVYRQHVQNWIAVLLTAFFVAAMLAGRREFHAKGDRANPKLAAVVGVVGLAVGSLLATTMVTVSNTAPNAGRSDFLERWHYGVLRMFSLAYDDIRFEGISTPGWANVLINLMSTALILLVLYAAFRSRRAVDPQTDEDQRGMRALLERHGDRDSLGYFALRRDKSVIWSPSGKSAVAYRVVGGVSLASGDPIGDPEAWPGAIDRWLVQAGEHGWTPSVIGASEEGGIIYARHGLNALELGDEAIVDIGEFTTEGRAIRGVRQAHHRVERAGYTVRVSRHEDMSADEMTEMIELADDWRDGATERGFSMALGRLGDPQDGRCIMLVCRDAAGRPRALLSFVPWGADGLSLDLMRRDRNSDNGLFEFMVLELIRRAGDLGITQVSLNFAMFRAVFERGSRIGAGPVLRLWRSLLTFFSRWWQIESLYRANAKYRPIWEPRFLLYAQSTDLPRIALASARAEGFLEAPGLPKWLHRRRLETRR from the coding sequence ATGGGGCGTGTCCGACGGAGTCCGCAGCCCGGCGCGAACCACAGCGAGTGGCCACGGCGCGGGTACCTCTCAGCGGTCTGGTATCTGCGGGCCGTTGCCTTCATCAACTTTCTCGGCGCTGTGTGGGTGTCCTTGGGAAACGACATCCGGCGGCACAGCGACGACGAGTTCTTCACGCCCTATCTGCTGACTGCCGGGTTCTTCTCCGGTGTGCTCTCCGCGTTTCTCGCGATCACCATGCGGCGGCGCAAACGCGCCGCCTGGATCCTCAATCTCGCCCTGGCCGGGCTGACGCTGGTGCTGACGGCCCTGGCCCTGGAGCTGCCGGTTTACCGGCAGCACGTCCAGAACTGGATCGCGGTCCTGCTGACCGCGTTCTTCGTCGCCGCCATGCTTGCCGGGCGGCGGGAGTTCCACGCGAAGGGCGACCGTGCCAACCCGAAACTGGCGGCGGTGGTCGGCGTGGTCGGGCTGGCGGTGGGGTCGTTGCTCGCCACCACGATGGTCACCGTGAGCAACACTGCCCCAAACGCCGGGCGCTCCGACTTCCTGGAGCGCTGGCACTACGGTGTGCTCCGCATGTTCTCGCTCGCCTACGACGACATCCGCTTCGAGGGAATCTCCACCCCCGGCTGGGCCAATGTGCTCATCAACCTGATGAGTACGGCGCTGATCCTGCTGGTCCTGTACGCGGCCTTCAGATCCCGCCGCGCCGTCGACCCGCAGACCGACGAGGACCAGCGTGGGATGCGCGCGCTGCTGGAGCGGCACGGCGACCGCGACTCCCTCGGCTACTTCGCCCTTCGCCGCGACAAGAGCGTCATCTGGTCGCCGTCGGGCAAGTCGGCCGTCGCCTACCGAGTGGTCGGAGGGGTCTCGCTCGCGTCCGGTGATCCGATCGGCGACCCGGAGGCGTGGCCGGGAGCGATCGACCGCTGGCTGGTCCAGGCCGGTGAGCACGGCTGGACACCCTCTGTGATCGGGGCGAGCGAAGAGGGCGGCATCATTTACGCCCGGCACGGATTGAACGCTCTGGAACTGGGCGACGAGGCGATCGTCGACATCGGCGAATTCACTACGGAAGGCCGTGCCATACGGGGTGTCCGCCAGGCACACCACCGTGTCGAGCGCGCCGGGTACACCGTCCGTGTCAGCCGTCACGAGGACATGTCGGCGGACGAGATGACCGAGATGATCGAATTGGCCGACGACTGGCGTGACGGAGCTACGGAGCGTGGATTCTCCATGGCGCTGGGCCGTCTCGGCGATCCGCAGGACGGTCGCTGCATCATGCTGGTCTGTCGTGATGCGGCCGGGCGCCCGCGTGCCCTGCTCAGTTTCGTCCCCTGGGGCGCCGACGGGCTCTCCCTGGACCTGATGCGACGTGACCGGAACTCGGACAACGGCCTGTTCGAGTTCATGGTGCTGGAGCTGATCCGGCGTGCAGGCGACCTCGGTATCACCCAGGTCTCGCTGAACTTCGCGATGTTCCGCGCGGTCTTCGAACGCGGCTCCCGGATCGGCGCGGGCCCGGTGCTGCGGCTGTGGCGCTCACTGCTGACCTTCTTCTCCCGCTGGTGGCAGATCGAGTCGCTCTACCGCGCCAACGCCAAGTACCGGCCCATCTGGGAGCCCCGCTTCCTGCTGTACGCCCAGAGCACCGATCTGCCACGGATCGCTCTCGCCAGCGCCCGTGCCGAGGGCTTCCTGGAGGCGCCCGGACTACCGAAGTGGCTGCACCGCAGACGTCTGGAGACTCGCCGTTGA
- a CDS encoding NAD-dependent protein deacetylase: protein MRMRPTLHWTPPEDLPPGTTDSGPVIDALSAGGVLVLSGAGISTQSGIPDYRGEGGSLTRHTPMTYQDFIASARARRRYWARSHLGWRVFGRARPNVGHRAVAAFGRHGLLSGMITQNVDGLHQAAGSEGVVELHGSLSRVVCLSCGALSPRRELARRLEEANAGFAPVAAGINPDGDADLADEQVGDFRVVPCTICGGILKPDVVFFGEAVPPQRVEHCRELVRSAASLLVLGSSLTVMSGLRFVRQAARAGTPVLIVNRDPTRGDVDALTRVALPLDTTLTTVADRLGIPVDDRTVA from the coding sequence ATGCGTATGCGCCCCACTCTGCACTGGACGCCTCCCGAGGATCTGCCACCGGGCACCACGGATTCAGGACCGGTCATCGATGCACTGAGCGCCGGCGGTGTCCTGGTGCTCAGCGGGGCGGGCATCTCCACGCAGTCGGGCATCCCCGATTACCGGGGCGAGGGCGGCAGCCTCACCCGGCACACGCCGATGACCTACCAGGACTTCATCGCGAGCGCCCGGGCCCGGCGCCGGTACTGGGCGCGCAGCCACCTCGGCTGGCGCGTCTTCGGCCGCGCACGGCCCAACGTCGGGCACCGGGCCGTGGCCGCGTTCGGGCGGCACGGTCTGCTCTCCGGGATGATCACGCAGAACGTCGACGGCCTGCACCAGGCCGCCGGCAGCGAGGGCGTGGTGGAGCTCCACGGGAGCCTGAGCCGGGTCGTCTGTCTTTCCTGCGGCGCTCTCAGTCCGCGGCGTGAACTGGCCCGACGGCTGGAGGAGGCCAATGCCGGCTTCGCGCCGGTGGCCGCGGGCATCAACCCGGACGGCGACGCCGACCTCGCCGACGAACAGGTCGGAGACTTTCGAGTGGTGCCGTGCACGATCTGCGGCGGCATCCTCAAACCGGATGTGGTGTTCTTCGGCGAGGCTGTTCCCCCGCAACGGGTCGAACACTGTCGCGAACTGGTCCGTTCGGCGGCCTCGCTGCTGGTCCTGGGCTCCTCGCTGACGGTGATGTCCGGCCTCCGGTTCGTCCGTCAGGCGGCCCGGGCCGGGACACCGGTACTGATCGTGAACCGCGACCCGACCCGGGGCGACGTGGATGCCCTCACCCGGGTCGCGCTCCCACTGGACACGACGCTGACCACCGTGGCCGACCGCCTGGGCATTCCCGTCGATGATCGGACGGTGGCCTGA
- a CDS encoding metallophosphoesterase family protein produces MLNRVAVLSDIHGVLPALEAVLAEPEVRAADRIVLTGDITAGPQPTQVLDRLAGLGDRVIWISGNADRELLEYRRGQRDTIPDPIAPWAAEQLSEVHLDLLGSLPRSLSLSVRGLGRVLFCHATPRDDEEVVLVDSRLDRWKEVFSGLDSDIRTVVCGHTHMPFVRLAHGRLVINPGSVGMPYGRAGAHWAVLGPGVDLRTTNFDIEAATIQVGRDSAYPEITEWAEYFLNARATDEEALEAFGPRDGRDHTP; encoded by the coding sequence ATGCTGAACCGAGTAGCTGTCCTGTCCGACATTCACGGAGTTCTACCGGCCTTGGAGGCGGTGCTCGCCGAACCAGAGGTGCGCGCTGCCGATCGCATCGTGCTCACCGGCGACATCACCGCAGGCCCACAACCGACCCAGGTTCTCGACCGGCTGGCCGGTCTCGGCGACCGCGTCATCTGGATCAGCGGCAACGCTGACCGCGAGCTCCTCGAATACCGCCGGGGGCAACGCGACACGATCCCCGATCCGATCGCCCCCTGGGCAGCCGAACAGCTCAGCGAGGTCCATCTCGACCTTCTCGGTTCGTTGCCACGATCACTCTCTCTGTCCGTGCGAGGCCTGGGGAGGGTGCTGTTCTGCCACGCCACCCCCCGTGACGATGAGGAGGTCGTCCTGGTCGACTCCCGCCTCGACCGATGGAAGGAGGTCTTCAGCGGACTCGATTCCGACATCCGCACCGTGGTCTGCGGCCACACCCACATGCCGTTCGTCCGCCTCGCTCACGGCCGTCTCGTAATCAACCCCGGCAGCGTCGGCATGCCCTACGGAAGAGCCGGAGCCCACTGGGCCGTCCTGGGTCCGGGCGTCGACCTGCGAACCACGAACTTCGACATCGAGGCCGCCACCATCCAGGTCGGCCGGGACTCCGCCTACCCCGAGATCACCGAGTGGGCCGAATACTTCCTGAATGCTCGCGCGACCGACGAAGAAGCTCTCGAAGCCTTCGGCCCACGGGACGGACGCGACCACACACCGTGA
- a CDS encoding SHOCT domain-containing protein: protein MMWYDGGWSGWLFMAVIMIVFWSLLIVGIVALTHYLTNTHRGRQSGWSSGEAAWGSRRAEDLLAERFARGEIDEEEYKRRLTLLREQR, encoded by the coding sequence ATGATGTGGTACGACGGCGGTTGGAGCGGATGGCTCTTCATGGCCGTGATCATGATTGTGTTCTGGTCGTTGCTGATCGTCGGGATCGTTGCCCTCACCCACTACCTCACCAACACCCACCGCGGTCGCCAGTCCGGTTGGTCCTCCGGTGAGGCAGCTTGGGGAAGCCGACGAGCCGAAGACCTGCTCGCGGAACGGTTCGCGCGAGGGGAAATCGACGAGGAGGAGTACAAACGCCGCCTCACACTGCTGCGTGAGCAGCGGTGA
- a CDS encoding CBS domain-containing protein, giving the protein MHHRTVAELMTRDVVRARRDLPFKEIVKLLAENDVTAVPVVDELDRPMGVVSEADLLRKSADLTDPSGRTPIPHLEAWERAKAEGARAEELMSAPAVCARPEWTVVEAARLMEVQDVKRLPVVDETDKLLGIVSRRDLLRVFLRHDDAIREEINRDLLQQTMGLVPSSVTAEVRQGEVALSGSVEFKSLIPIIERLCRSVDGVVSVTEHLAFRTDDVPSSPTSM; this is encoded by the coding sequence ATGCATCACCGAACCGTTGCAGAGCTCATGACCCGAGATGTCGTGCGGGCACGGCGTGACCTGCCGTTCAAGGAGATCGTCAAATTGCTGGCGGAGAACGATGTCACCGCAGTGCCCGTGGTGGACGAACTGGACCGGCCCATGGGTGTCGTGTCCGAGGCCGACCTGCTGCGCAAGTCCGCCGACCTGACCGACCCGTCCGGCCGGACACCGATCCCGCATCTGGAGGCGTGGGAGCGGGCCAAGGCCGAGGGGGCCAGGGCCGAGGAGCTGATGTCGGCTCCCGCGGTGTGTGCACGTCCGGAGTGGACCGTGGTCGAGGCCGCCCGCCTCATGGAGGTGCAGGACGTGAAACGCCTGCCCGTCGTGGACGAGACGGACAAGCTGCTGGGCATCGTCAGCCGCAGAGACCTACTACGGGTCTTCCTGCGCCACGATGATGCCATCCGTGAGGAAATCAACCGGGATCTCTTGCAGCAGACGATGGGCCTCGTTCCCTCGTCGGTGACGGCCGAGGTCCGGCAGGGGGAGGTGGCCCTCAGCGGATCAGTCGAGTTCAAGAGCCTGATTCCGATCATCGAAAGGCTCTGCAGGAGCGTCGACGGTGTGGTGTCCGTAACCGAGCACCTGGCCTTCCGGACCGACGACGTACCGAGTTCGCCCACCAGCATGTGA